A single genomic interval of Canis lupus dingo isolate Sandy chromosome 6, ASM325472v2, whole genome shotgun sequence harbors:
- the ZNHIT1 gene encoding zinc finger HIT domain-containing protein 1, translated as MVEKKTSVRSQDPGQRRVLDRAARQRRINRQLEALENDNFQDDPHAGLPQLGKRLPQFDDDADTGKKKKKTRGDHFKLRFRKNFQALLEEQNLSVAEGPNYLTACAGPPSRPQRPFCAVCGFPSPYTCVSCGARYCTVRCLGTHQETRCLKWTV; from the exons ATGGTGGAGAAGAAAACTTCGG TTCGCTCCCAGGATCCTGGACAGCGGCGGGTTCTGGACCGGGCTGCCCGACAGCGCCGCATCAACCGGCAGCTCGAGGCCTTGGAGAATGACAACTTCCAGGACGACCCCCACGCAGGACTCCCCCAGCTTGGCAAAAGGCTGCCTCAGTTTGATGATGATGCAGACACGG gaaagaagaagaagaaaactcgAGGTGATCATTTTAAACTTCGCTTCCGAAAGAACTTTCAGGCCTTGCTGGAGGAGCAG AACCTGAGTGTGGCCGAGGGCCCCAACTACCTGACAGCCTGTGCGGGACCCCCCTCCCGGCCCCAGCGCCCCTTCTGTGCTGTCTGCGGCTTCCCCTCCCCGTATACGTGCGTCAGCTGTGGTGCTCGGTACTGCACTGTGCGCTGTCTGGGCACCCACCAGGAGACCAG GTGCCTGAAGTGGACTGTGTGA
- the PLOD3 gene encoding multifunctional procollagen lysine hydroxylase and glycosyltransferase LH3 gives MASSGPGLRLLLGLLLLLPPPPATSASDRPRGGDPVNPEKLLVITVATAETEGYRRFLWSAEFFNYTVRTLGLGEEWRGGDVARTVGGGQKVRWLKKEMEKYADREDMVIMFVDSYDVILAGSPAELLKKFVQSGSRLLFSAEGFCWPEWGLAEQYPEVGTGKRFLNSGGFIGFAPTIHKVVRQWKYKDDDDDQLFYTRLYLDPGLREKLSLNLDHKSRIFQNLNGALDEVVLKFDRNRVRIRNVAYDTLPVVVHGNGPTKLQLNYLGNYVPNGWTPQGGCGFCGRDRRTLPGGQPPPRVLLAVFVEQPTPFLPRFLQRLLLLDYPPDRVTLFLHNNEVYHEPHIADSWPQLQDHFSAVKLVGPEEALTPGEARDMAMDSCRQDPECEFYFSLDADAVITNPQTLRILIEENRKVIAPMLSRHGKLWSNFWGALSPDEYYARSEDYVELVQRKRVGVWNVPYISQAYVIRGETLRTELPQREVFSGSDTDPDMAFCKSLRDKGIFLHLSNQHEFGRLLATSRYDTDHLHPDLWQIFDNPLDWKEQYIHENYSRALEGEGLVEQPCPDVYWFPLLSDQMCDELVEEMEHYGQWSGGRHEDSRLAGGYENVPTVDIHMKQVGYEDQWLQLLRTYVGPMTESLFPGYHTKTRAVMNFVVRYRPDEQPSLRPHHDSSTFTLNVALNHKGLDYEGGGCRFLRYDCIVSSPRKGWGLLHPGRLTHYHEGLPTTRGTRYIMVSFVDP, from the exons ATGGCCTCCTCCGGCCCGGGACTCCGGCTCCTCCTGGGGCTCCtactgctgctgccgccgccgcctgcTACCTCGGCCTCCGACCGTCCCCGGGGCGGCGACCCGGTCAACCCAG AGAAGCTGCTGGTGATCACGGTGGCCACAGCCGAGACGGAAGGATACCGGCGTTTCCTGTGGTCGGCGGAGTTCTTCAACTACACTGTGCGG ACCCTGGGCCTGGGAGAGGAGTGGCGAGGGGGTGATGTGGCCCGAACGGTTGGTGGAGGACAGAAGGTCAGGTGGCtaaagaaggagatggagaaatatgCAGACCGGGAGGATATGGTCATCATGTTCGTGGACAG ctACGATGTGATTCTGGCTGGCAGCCCCGCAGAGCTGCTGAAGAAGTTCGTTCAGAGTGGCAGTCGCCTGCTCTTCTCCGCTGAGGGCTTCTGCTGGCCCGAGTGGGGGCTGGCCGAGCAGTACCCTGAGGTGGGCACAGGGAAGCGCTTCCTCAACTCTGGTG GATTCATTGGCTTTGCCCCCACCATCCACAAAGTGGTCCGCCAGTGGAAGTACAAGGATGACGATGACGACCAGCTGTTCTATACTCGGCTCTACCTGGACCCAGGGCTGAGG GAAAAACTCAGCCTCAATCTGGATCATAAATCTCGGATCTTTCAGAACCTCAATGGGGCTTTAG ATGAGGTGGTTTTAAAGTTTGATCGGAATCGTGTGCGGATCCGGAATGTGGCCTACGACACACTTCCTGTTGTGGTCCACGGGAATGGTCCTACTAAG CTCCAGCTGAATTACCTGGGAAACTATGTTCCTAATGGCTGGACTCCTCAGGGAGGCTGTGGGTTCTGTGGCCGGGACCGGAGGACACTCCCGGGGGGGCAG CCTCCCCCCCGGGTGCTTCTGGCTGTGTTTGTAGAACAACCTACCCCATTCCTGCCCCGCTTCCTGCAGCGGCTGCTGCTCCTGGACTACCCCCCTGACAGGGTCACCCTGTTCCTGCATAACAAC GAGGTGTACCATGAGCCCCACATCGCAGACTCCTGGCCCCAGCTCCAGGACCACTTCTCAGCTGTGAAGCTGGTGGGACCAGAGGAGGCCCTGACACCAGGCGAGGCCAGGGACATGGCCAT GGACAGTTGTCGGCAGGACCCAGAGTGTGAATTCTACTTCAGCCTGGACGCTGATGCCGTCATCACCAACCCTCAGACACTGCGTATCCTCATTGAAGAGAACAG GAAGGTGATAGCACCCATGCTGTCCCGCCACGGGAAGCTGTGGTCCAACTTCTGGGGAGCCCTGAGCCCCGATGAGTACTACGCTCGCTCGGAGGACTATGTGGAGCTGGTACAGCGGAAGCGAGT GGGCGTGTGGAATGTGCCCTATATATCCCAGGCATACGTGATCCGTGGTGAGACCCTGAGGACAGAGCTGCCCCAGAGGGAGGTGTTCTCAGGCAGTGACACCGACCCAGACATGGCCTTCTGTAAGAGCCTGCGGGATAAG GGCATCTTCCTCCACCTTAGTAATCAGCACGAGTTTGGCCGCCTCCTGGCCACTTCCCGGTATGACACAGACCATCTGCACCCGGACCTCTGGCAGATCTTCGACAACCCCCTG gaTTGGAAGGAGCAGTACATTCATGAGAACTACAGCCGGGCCCTTGAAGGGGAGGGGCTCGTGGAAcag CCGTGCCCAGATGTGTACTGGTTCCCCCTGCTGTCCGACCAGATGTGTGACGAACTGGTGGAGGAAATGGAGCACTATGGCCAGTGGTCAGGAGGCCGGCATGAG GACTCAAGGCTGGCTGGAGGCTACGAGAATGTGCCCACTGTGGACATCCATATGAAGCAGGTGGGCTATGAAGACCAGTGGCTGCAGCTATTGAGGACGTACGTGGGCCCCATGACAGAGAGCCTGTTCCCAGGCTACCACACCAAG ACCCGGGCAGTGATGAACTTTGTGGTCCGTTACCGGCCAGATGAGCAGCCCTCTTTGCGGCCCCATCACGACTCATCCACCTTCACTCTCAACGTGGCCCTCAACCACAAGGGCCTGGATTATGAG GGAGGTGGCTGTCGCTTCTTGCGCTATGACTGCATAGTCTCATCCCCACGGAAGGGCTGGGGGCTCCTGCACCCCGGCCGTCTCACCCACTACCACGAGGGGCTCCCCACTACTCGGGGCACTCGCTACATCATGGTGTCCTTTGTCGATccctga